TTACGATTTTTCTGACGAAACCTTCAAACAAATTATCGATTTAATTTTTGAAAATGAATTATTAGATGAAGAAGGTATGTTGGTAGTAGAACATTCTAAACATACCAACCTAGAAAATATAGAACATCATAGTTTTGATCGTAATTACGGCGGAACCGTTTTCTCCTTTTTTGAATATGAATTTGAAGAAGATGAAGACGAGGACGACGATGTAGATGATTTTGAAACCGATAACGAATAATCGTTAAAAAGAGAACAACCATGTTCTCTTTTTTTTTATCTTTAATTAAAATATATAGCAACAAAAAAGTTGTAATCAAAAACCAATCATCATAAAACATGACTATTAAACGCGTATTTTTTGCCTTAGCTTTTATTGTAATAGCTTTAGTTGCTGTTTTGGTTATTAAAATGGTTAGCTATCCATTTCAACCAACCAAAAAACTAAAAGATCATGCTAAAGTTTATCCTTACAACGGCAAAGCGATAAACCGCTTAGCTCAAGCCATTCGTATTCCTACAATAAGCAACGTAAATTACGAAAACACCGATTTTAAACCGTTTAATGATTTTAAATCATTTTTAATCAATTCGTACCCGGCCATTTACAAACAAATGGATACGTTAACCATTAATAAACACGGCTTAGTTTTTAAATGGAAAGGAAAAGATGCTACCAAAAAGCCCATTTTATTTCTATCTCATCAAGATGTAGTACCAATTAGCGATTATAATTTTGAACTTGATCCTACAACAGGCGATCGCGTATTTAACTTAACCAATACCGAAACCGATTCGATTACTGAATACCAAAGCGAATGGAAATATCCGCCATTTAGTGGCGCAGTTGCTAACGGCCGTATATACGGACGCGGAACTTTAGATATGAAAGGGATGCTTATTGCCATTATGGAAGCTGCAGATGAATTAATTGCTGAAAACTACCAACCCGAACAAGATGTTTATTTTGCTTTTGGACAAGATGAAGAAGTTAGCGGACTAAACGGTGCTAAAAAAATTGCAGAATATTTTAAAGAACAAAACATTCATTTTGATGCTGTTTATGATGAAGGCGGATTTGTATTAGGTCCAAAAACGGTATTAAAAGCGGTAGATAAAGCAGTTGCAACCGTTGGCGTTGGCGAAAAAGGCTTTTTAACCGTTGCCATTCGTGTAAACGGTACGGGCGGACATTCTTCTATTCCTCCTAAAAAAGGCAGCTTAGTTTTAGCTGCAGAACTTGCAGAAAAACTAAATACCAACCAATTGCCTGCAACTATAATTCCGCCAGTAGCAAACTTTATTAATAATATTGGTGGTGCCATGGATTTTAAATCAAAATTGGCTATTTCAAACCAATGGTTGCTAGGGGGCGTTTTACTAAAAACACTCGAAAATACGCCAGCATCTAACGCTATGGTTCGTACAACAACAGCTTTAACCATGATGCACGCCAGCGATGCACCTAACGTTTTATCGGCAACAACTACGTTAACCGTAAACTTTAGAATTTTACAAGGACAAACGGTTGCTGATGTTTTAGAACATGTTAAAAAGCAATGCGAAGGTTATGATACCGAAATTGATATTATATCGCAACGTGAACCATCTAACCTTTCGCCAACCGATAGCAAACAATATTTATTTTTAAAAGATGTTATTGCTAAAAACTATCCAAATGCTATTATAACCCCATATTTAACCATTGGCGGAACCGATAGCTATAAATACGAATTGGTTTCTGATAATGTTTTTCGCTTTATGCCAGTACAAATAAATGAATACGAGCAACGTTTAATTCATAATGATAACGAATCGATTTCAATAGAAAACTACATGCGCATGATTAACCATTTTAAATTACTAATGCAACAACCTTAGGTGATTTAATACATAAATGCAAAAAGGCAGTTTTATAACTGCCTTTTTTATTGTTTATAAATTTCTGTATTTGATTGATATAAAACCCCAGAATCAGAATCGTAAGCATATTCAGTATTAGAATACGTTGCCCCATCTTTATTTGGCAAAATAACTGATACATCTGCATCAGGTAAAAATATTTCTGCTTGCGATTTATCACTATTAAATACTATAAAAGCACTAGAAACTGCTGTATCAGCTGTTTCAATAACCGGATCTAATCGAATACCAATAGTAAAAACTTGCACACAACTATTTTGTAATTGGCTCCAAGTTTGGCCTGCGCTACCAATGCATCCATGATCATCTTTATCATTCCCAATAATTGAATGATTTGTTTCTTGCATCGAATCAGTTTCTTTTAAATCAGTAGTAACCGATTTGTTGGTACACGAAATGCTTATAAAAGCTAAAAATATAAAGGTGTAAAATTTATTCATAATGCGGTTTTTTTAAATAATAATTTGTTTTTTCTGCTTGTTCAAAAAACTCTTTACAATATATTTAAATTAATATTTGTAAATCGCATTAAAAAAATAAGTAATTTAAAGTTATAATTTTTTTACGAATGAATGCAACATATGTTCCGATTGCTGAAGCGCAAATGCTTATTAAAAAACCTGTAAGTGAGGTTTTTAATGCTTTTATAGATCCAGAAATCACCAAAAACTTTTGGTTTACCAATGCAAGTGGTAGCCTAGAAGTTGGTACAACCATTACCTGGGAATGGGAAATGTACAAAGTTAAAACCGATGTTTTTGTGTTTGATATAAAACCGAATCAACTTATCGCTTTAACTTGGGGAACGCCTGCAACGTATTTAGATTTTGAGTTTGAAGCAGTTTCTGAGCAAACTACCTACGTACAGATAAAAAATTATGGATTTACTGAAGTTGGAAACGAATTAATTGAAGTTATAAAAAACAACACCGGCGGATTTACAACCGTTTTAGATGGTTTAAAAGCATATTTAGAACATGGGATTAACCTGAATTTGATTCACGATAAGTTTTTAAAAAAATAAAAAATGCCAACAGAAAATAAATTTTGCCAAAGTTGCGGCATGCCAATGAAAGAAGATCCGCAACACGGTGGTACCAATGCAGATGGTAGTAAAAATACAGATTATTGCAGCTATTGCTATGCTAACGGATCTTTTACATTTACGGGCACTGTTAGCGAATTTCAAGAACATTGTAGACAACAAATGATAAAAAGCGGCCGCTCTAAAATAATTGCTTGGTTGTTTACAAGAGGAATGAAACGTTTAGCCCGTTGGAAAAATTAAACTGATAAACTATGAAACATTTATACGTATTACTAGCTCTATTTGCTATGCAAATCCTTTCAGCCCAAAAACTAAGTTCAATCTCGTATTCAGACAACGGAAAACCTTTATCAGGAAAAACCATTAAAACCAACAAAAAAAATATACCGGGGGTACTAATTTTACCTGCTTGGATGGGCATCGACAGCGAAGCAGAACAAGCTGCTGTAAATTTAAACAACCAAGGTTAC
This genomic window from Flavobacterium agricola contains:
- a CDS encoding zinc ribbon domain-containing protein, with amino-acid sequence MPTENKFCQSCGMPMKEDPQHGGTNADGSKNTDYCSYCYANGSFTFTGTVSEFQEHCRQQMIKSGRSKIIAWLFTRGMKRLARWKN
- a CDS encoding SRPBCC family protein, which produces MNATYVPIAEAQMLIKKPVSEVFNAFIDPEITKNFWFTNASGSLEVGTTITWEWEMYKVKTDVFVFDIKPNQLIALTWGTPATYLDFEFEAVSEQTTYVQIKNYGFTEVGNELIEVIKNNTGGFTTVLDGLKAYLEHGINLNLIHDKFLKK
- a CDS encoding M20/M25/M40 family metallo-hydrolase, which produces MTIKRVFFALAFIVIALVAVLVIKMVSYPFQPTKKLKDHAKVYPYNGKAINRLAQAIRIPTISNVNYENTDFKPFNDFKSFLINSYPAIYKQMDTLTINKHGLVFKWKGKDATKKPILFLSHQDVVPISDYNFELDPTTGDRVFNLTNTETDSITEYQSEWKYPPFSGAVANGRIYGRGTLDMKGMLIAIMEAADELIAENYQPEQDVYFAFGQDEEVSGLNGAKKIAEYFKEQNIHFDAVYDEGGFVLGPKTVLKAVDKAVATVGVGEKGFLTVAIRVNGTGGHSSIPPKKGSLVLAAELAEKLNTNQLPATIIPPVANFINNIGGAMDFKSKLAISNQWLLGGVLLKTLENTPASNAMVRTTTALTMMHASDAPNVLSATTTLTVNFRILQGQTVADVLEHVKKQCEGYDTEIDIISQREPSNLSPTDSKQYLFLKDVIAKNYPNAIITPYLTIGGTDSYKYELVSDNVFRFMPVQINEYEQRLIHNDNESISIENYMRMINHFKLLMQQP